One region of Nitrospinaceae bacterium genomic DNA includes:
- a CDS encoding peptidase M28 translates to MQEPNLNNIESDLAALAHERNPYTAPERLAWSGEYIRKELKSCNLTVRDEKVPFDGMHSLNILGLKKGSDPSSGTFVLGAHYDGVEGTPGADDNASAVAALLEIARCLDRTQLKKSLLFAGFTLEEYGFLGSHYFLDQSKNERFIGMISLEMVGFFNPEPGSQTYPPYLDAAKYPDTGDFIAVVGNEPSAALTHSVADLMKQSVPDLSVERLVVPGKGNQFREVTLSDHSPFWENDIPAVMITDTAFLRNPNYHQPTDTLDTLNLEFMGDIVKATSRFLEHHLA, encoded by the coding sequence ATGCAAGAACCGAATCTAAATAATATAGAATCCGATCTAGCCGCTCTGGCTCATGAACGCAACCCTTACACGGCGCCGGAACGACTCGCATGGTCGGGAGAATACATTCGCAAAGAATTGAAGAGCTGCAACCTGACCGTCCGGGACGAAAAAGTCCCGTTTGACGGCATGCATTCTTTAAATATCCTGGGTCTGAAAAAGGGTTCCGACCCTTCTTCCGGGACTTTCGTGCTGGGCGCGCATTACGACGGCGTGGAGGGCACTCCCGGCGCCGATGATAACGCCAGCGCCGTCGCGGCTCTATTGGAAATCGCGCGTTGCCTGGACAGAACGCAACTCAAAAAATCCCTCCTGTTCGCTGGATTCACTTTGGAAGAATATGGTTTCCTGGGAAGCCATTACTTTCTAGATCAGTCTAAAAATGAACGGTTCATCGGAATGATTTCTCTGGAAATGGTGGGCTTTTTTAATCCGGAGCCGGGGTCGCAAACCTACCCCCCCTATTTGGACGCCGCCAAATACCCGGACACCGGAGACTTTATCGCCGTAGTGGGCAATGAACCATCGGCGGCATTGACTCATTCTGTAGCGGACCTCATGAAACAGTCGGTTCCGGATCTGTCTGTAGAAAGACTGGTGGTTCCAGGCAAGGGCAACCAGTTTCGCGAGGTGACCCTCAGCGACCATTCTCCGTTCTGGGAAAATGATATTCCCGCAGTGATGATCACCGACACGGCTTTTTTGAGAAACCCCAATTATCACCAACCCACGGACACATTGGACACGCTCAATTTAGAGTTCATGGGCGATATCGTTAAGGCAACCTCCAGGTTCCTGGAACACCATCTGGCATAA
- the forA1 gene encoding ferredoxin oxidoreductase produces MNKPVESPNRVIRSQHVKLGTKNKMDQTFTDINTMFYEAERTPSFMTGSEVIRAAIKVASVGTSVAYPITPQSEAAALIGELYAEGYLDEYFRGESEFAVMGQCAGAAFGGHRVFTTTAGPGTLRAMENFPMWAGSRLPIQVCVTMRGVNSPLSIQPDTLEAHYLLESGMLMWHAETAQDLYDFILKGFIVAEQPDVHVPIATMCDGFFVTHTKDTVMLPPDNLCLTPYDPYKSPVPCMDMECPPVRMMRDPFVMKSNYISYSTHASWQQEVRAAVERSRKHTIPLLDGLIDVENIDREILMVSSGTAVSQGREAIRLLEEEGIKVGLVKIKTIRPFPHAEIREATKRAKHIFVPEFNMAGWLAREIKAILPDNERVIAGPHVAGGMTMPSEVIVEEIKKYLGMEVASISNRGS; encoded by the coding sequence ATGAATAAGCCGGTTGAAAGCCCAAATAGAGTAATAAGATCTCAGCATGTGAAGTTGGGGACCAAGAATAAAATGGACCAAACCTTCACTGACATCAATACGATGTTTTACGAAGCCGAACGCACTCCCAGCTTTATGACGGGCAGTGAAGTGATTCGAGCCGCGATCAAAGTAGCCAGCGTCGGAACCTCCGTTGCTTATCCGATCACCCCGCAAAGTGAGGCGGCGGCTTTGATCGGCGAGTTGTATGCCGAAGGTTACCTGGATGAATATTTCCGTGGAGAAAGCGAATTTGCGGTCATGGGTCAGTGTGCGGGAGCCGCATTTGGCGGTCATCGTGTTTTTACCACCACGGCGGGTCCTGGAACGCTACGCGCCATGGAAAATTTTCCCATGTGGGCCGGATCGCGTTTGCCGATTCAGGTTTGTGTGACCATGCGCGGCGTAAACTCTCCTTTGAGCATTCAGCCCGACACTCTGGAGGCGCATTACCTTCTGGAGTCCGGGATGCTGATGTGGCATGCGGAAACCGCTCAAGATTTATATGATTTTATCCTCAAAGGCTTCATTGTTGCGGAACAGCCCGATGTGCATGTCCCCATCGCGACCATGTGCGATGGCTTCTTCGTGACTCATACAAAAGATACCGTGATGTTGCCTCCGGACAACCTTTGTCTGACGCCTTACGATCCTTATAAATCCCCGGTGCCGTGTATGGATATGGAATGTCCCCCGGTTCGGATGATGCGGGATCCTTTCGTTATGAAATCCAATTACATCAGTTATTCAACTCACGCGTCCTGGCAGCAAGAGGTTCGCGCGGCTGTTGAGCGGTCTCGCAAGCATACCATTCCATTGTTGGATGGTTTGATCGACGTTGAAAACATAGACCGTGAAATTCTGATGGTGTCCTCCGGAACCGCTGTTTCGCAGGGCCGTGAAGCCATTCGATTGCTTGAAGAAGAGGGTATCAAAGTCGGATTGGTGAAAATCAAAACCATTCGGCCTTTCCCGCATGCGGAAATCAGGGAAGCGACCAAGCGTGCCAAACATATCTTTGTGCCTGAATTTAATATGGCCGGTTGGTTGGCTCGCGAAATCAAAGCCATTCTTCCTGACAACGAGCGGGTCATTGCAGGTCCCCATGTTGCGGGCGGCATGACCATGCCTTCTGAAGTTATTGTTGAGGAAATTAAAAAATATCTCGGAATGGAAGTTGCCAGTATCAGCAATCGCGGAAGTTAA
- a CDS encoding protein HflC, whose product MKQNTLIIVGILAIVLASSSMFTVHMTQTAIILELQKPKQIVTEPGLYFKIPFIQKVRYFSKQLLDNDSSPTEVITKDKKNLLIDNFTVWKIVDPLKFLETVRDVRGAESRLDDILFSELRVEIGTHQLIDIVTETREVIMDKVSKEANNKASEYGIEVVAVRIKRTDLPPEIANSIFNRMRTERERIAKEYRSEGREEATKIRAETDKEKTILIADAYKQEQETRGEGDGLSTKIYAEAFQKDPKFYAFMRSMEAYKNSLKTDTTLLLSDDSNFLEFLNNPK is encoded by the coding sequence ATGAAACAAAACACTCTGATCATTGTCGGCATTTTAGCCATCGTTCTAGCTTCTTCCTCGATGTTTACAGTGCATATGACGCAAACCGCCATCATTCTGGAACTTCAAAAGCCAAAACAGATTGTCACCGAACCGGGACTGTATTTTAAAATTCCATTCATCCAGAAGGTTCGCTATTTTTCCAAACAACTCCTCGACAACGACTCGTCGCCAACCGAAGTCATCACCAAGGACAAGAAAAATCTGTTGATCGATAATTTCACGGTCTGGAAAATCGTCGATCCCTTGAAGTTTCTGGAAACGGTTCGTGACGTCAGAGGCGCAGAATCGCGTCTGGACGATATTCTGTTTTCCGAGCTCCGTGTTGAGATCGGCACGCATCAACTCATCGATATCGTCACGGAAACCCGCGAAGTCATCATGGATAAAGTTTCAAAAGAAGCTAATAATAAAGCCTCGGAATATGGGATCGAAGTTGTCGCGGTACGAATCAAGAGAACCGACCTGCCTCCGGAAATCGCCAATTCCATTTTCAACCGCATGCGGACCGAGCGGGAACGAATCGCCAAGGAGTACCGGTCCGAGGGGCGAGAAGAAGCCACGAAAATCCGGGCGGAAACCGATAAGGAAAAAACCATCCTGATTGCAGACGCTTACAAACAAGAACAGGAAACCCGTGGTGAAGGGGACGGTCTTTCGACCAAAATTTATGCGGAAGCGTTTCAAAAAGATCCTAAATTTTACGCATTCATGCGCTCCATGGAAGCGTATAAAAATTCTCTTAAAACAGATACCACCCTTCTCCTTTCGGACGATTCCAATTTTCTGGAATTTTTGAATAATCCAAAATAA
- the purB gene encoding adenylosuccinate lyase, with protein sequence MIERYTLPEMAAIWEPENKFDIWLKIEILACEALANRKEIPRSAVEEIKKKARFDIPRIDEIEREVKHDVIAFLTCVSENVGESARYMHLGLTSSDVLDTAFAVQLKQAATLILKGAVGLQEAVKKQALLHKNTAMIGRSHGIHGEPITFGFKLAIWYEELGRNIERLKQARRRVAYGQISGAMGTFASVDPDVEEYVCKKLGLKPAPVSSQIIQRDRHAEYFSTLAILAGTLDKIAVEIRHLQRTEVLEAEEFFSSGQKGSSAMPHKRNPVVSEQMSGLARVIRANAQAALENMALWHERDISHSSVERVIGPDSTILLHYMLNRMTRMIDRLMVYPKNMMKNLEITRGLVFSQSVLLALVQKGVTREDAYRMVQKNAMQVWEKGKEFLPLLNKDKDIKKFLSDKELEKAFQLESQFKNIDRIYKRVFK encoded by the coding sequence TTGATCGAACGCTACACGCTCCCGGAAATGGCCGCTATCTGGGAGCCAGAAAATAAATTCGATATCTGGCTGAAAATCGAAATTCTCGCCTGCGAAGCCCTGGCAAACCGCAAGGAAATCCCCAGATCCGCCGTCGAGGAAATCAAAAAGAAGGCCCGGTTCGATATTCCCCGCATCGATGAGATCGAACGCGAAGTCAAGCACGACGTCATCGCCTTTTTAACCTGCGTATCCGAAAACGTCGGGGAATCCGCCCGTTACATGCATCTCGGGCTGACCTCCTCCGACGTGCTGGACACGGCCTTCGCCGTGCAGTTGAAGCAGGCCGCAACACTGATCCTCAAGGGCGCTGTGGGGCTTCAGGAAGCGGTGAAAAAACAAGCGCTTCTGCATAAAAACACGGCGATGATCGGGCGTTCACACGGGATTCACGGCGAGCCTATCACCTTCGGGTTCAAACTGGCCATCTGGTACGAGGAACTGGGGCGCAATATTGAGCGATTAAAACAGGCCAGGCGGAGGGTCGCGTACGGACAGATTTCCGGCGCTATGGGGACGTTTGCCAGCGTGGACCCGGATGTGGAGGAATATGTCTGCAAGAAGCTGGGGTTGAAGCCGGCGCCCGTGTCCAGTCAGATCATCCAGCGCGACCGGCACGCCGAGTATTTCAGCACCCTGGCGATTCTGGCAGGCACGCTGGACAAGATCGCCGTGGAAATCCGTCATTTGCAACGGACGGAGGTTCTGGAAGCCGAGGAGTTTTTCTCGAGCGGGCAAAAAGGCTCCTCCGCCATGCCGCATAAGAGAAATCCCGTGGTGTCCGAGCAGATGTCCGGTCTCGCCCGGGTGATCCGCGCCAACGCCCAGGCGGCGCTGGAAAACATGGCCCTCTGGCACGAGCGCGACATCAGCCATTCGTCCGTCGAGCGGGTGATCGGACCGGACAGCACCATCCTTCTGCATTATATGTTGAACCGCATGACCCGCATGATCGACCGCTTGATGGTCTACCCCAAAAACATGATGAAGAATCTGGAAATCACCCGAGGATTGGTGTTTTCGCAAAGCGTTCTCCTGGCGCTGGTGCAAAAAGGCGTGACCCGGGAAGATGCCTACCGCATGGTGCAGAAAAACGCCATGCAGGTCTGGGAAAAGGGCAAGGAGTTTCTTCCGCTTTTGAATAAAGATAAGGACATCAAGAAATTTCTGTCCGATAAGGAACTGGAAAAAGCGTTTCAATTGGAATCGCAATTCAAAAACATCGACCGGATTTATAAACGGGTTTTTAAATAA
- the forG1 gene encoding ferredoxin oxidoreductase, translated as MFKRINIRISGLGGQGAVTAAHLLAMAANNAGLYSISNPFFGAEKRMAPAESYVRIGVERIYDRGELVYPDVIMVFHPQVITMQKSYTAPFYSGVKENGLVIINTSADLLSKEDHKRLEDLNVSVFNHDATKLALEIGKTELSTNMAMLGACAGVTKVVGLEALDVALQDRFGKRYVASGGTATLDQAITKKYAKKAQLLKANMDTITKSFELADEWSEKAKPALANIAAGVAKSF; from the coding sequence ATGTTTAAAAGGATCAATATACGAATTTCTGGTTTAGGCGGGCAGGGTGCTGTAACAGCCGCGCATCTTTTAGCAATGGCCGCTAACAATGCCGGATTGTACTCCATCTCGAATCCTTTTTTCGGAGCGGAAAAACGGATGGCGCCGGCTGAAAGTTATGTTCGCATCGGAGTGGAGCGCATTTATGACCGGGGAGAATTGGTATACCCGGATGTTATTATGGTGTTTCATCCCCAGGTCATCACCATGCAGAAAAGCTATACGGCACCTTTTTATTCAGGGGTCAAAGAAAACGGTCTGGTCATTATTAATACCAGTGCTGACCTTTTGAGCAAAGAAGATCACAAACGCCTGGAAGACCTCAACGTTTCGGTATTCAATCATGACGCCACCAAGTTGGCTTTGGAGATCGGTAAAACTGAGCTTTCCACCAACATGGCGATGCTGGGTGCTTGTGCCGGAGTGACCAAGGTAGTTGGATTGGAAGCTCTGGATGTTGCTTTGCAGGACCGATTCGGAAAGCGCTATGTAGCTTCTGGCGGCACCGCAACCTTGGATCAGGCGATCACCAAGAAATATGCTAAAAAAGCACAGTTACTCAAAGCCAATATGGACACCATCACTAAATCTTTTGAGCTGGCGGATGAATGGTCTGAAAAGGCTAAACCCGCTTTGGCTAATATTGCGGCCGGGGTTGCTAAATCATTTTAG
- a CDS encoding protein-tyrosine-phosphatase, translating into MIEVCFVCLGNICRSPLAQGVFEKLVAKEGLDDKILISSAGTGNWHIGSPPDERMQKTANKYNVQLNSRGQQFQTSDFKQLDLILAMDHSNLMALEQISPDPKQTEKLRLFRSFDPEANGDLDVPDPYYGGGKGFEIVYQIVERTCPIILEFLKKQGSFNA; encoded by the coding sequence ATGATCGAAGTCTGTTTTGTTTGTCTGGGAAACATTTGCCGCTCGCCCCTCGCCCAGGGGGTGTTTGAAAAACTGGTCGCCAAAGAGGGGCTTGATGACAAGATCCTCATCTCCTCCGCCGGCACGGGAAACTGGCACATCGGGTCGCCGCCGGACGAAAGAATGCAAAAGACCGCCAACAAATATAACGTGCAATTGAACTCTCGCGGACAGCAATTTCAAACCTCGGATTTTAAGCAGCTCGATCTCATTCTGGCAATGGATCACAGCAACCTGATGGCTCTGGAACAAATATCACCTGATCCAAAACAAACGGAAAAATTGCGGCTGTTTCGCTCGTTTGACCCGGAAGCCAATGGCGACCTCGACGTTCCCGACCCCTATTACGGCGGCGGCAAGGGGTTCGAAATCGTCTACCAGATCGTCGAACGCACCTGCCCGATAATCCTGGAATTTCTCAAGAAGCAAGGCTCATTTAACGCATGA
- a CDS encoding HflK protein, producing the protein MAWDDLHEQRGPEDRFKGGGGGPPGGKPPFDIPQLKIPKFKPSMFLGIIILLLLVWILPGTFYFVEPDEEGVVTTFGKFTRTTSPGLHFKFPSPIEHASTPKIRQVRRAEIGFRQTASGQLQKVPAESLMLTGDQNIIDINLVVQYRISDSVAYLFNVRRPHKLVRDAAETVIRGIIGSRNIDEALTTGKAEIQILAGAQIQGLLDQFQAGIQIITLQLQGVNPPEQVAGAFKDVVSAREDKERMINEAQGYRNAVIPEARGRAAQILREAEAYREEKIKRSEGDAKRFLSQYEEYKKAPDITRKRIYLETMEEILPTVGKFVMGDQKQGVLPILPLSKNSILPDSKK; encoded by the coding sequence ATGGCTTGGGACGACCTGCACGAACAGAGAGGCCCCGAAGATCGATTCAAGGGGGGAGGCGGCGGTCCTCCAGGGGGAAAACCCCCTTTTGATATTCCGCAACTGAAAATCCCAAAATTCAAACCTTCGATGTTTCTGGGAATTATCATCCTTTTATTATTGGTCTGGATTCTGCCCGGAACCTTTTATTTTGTCGAACCGGATGAAGAGGGCGTGGTCACCACCTTCGGGAAATTCACCCGCACCACTTCTCCCGGGCTGCACTTCAAGTTTCCGTCACCCATCGAGCATGCGTCCACCCCAAAAATTCGCCAGGTTCGCCGTGCAGAGATTGGGTTTCGCCAGACCGCCTCGGGGCAATTGCAAAAAGTCCCTGCGGAATCTCTGATGCTCACCGGCGATCAAAATATCATCGACATCAACCTGGTGGTTCAATACCGGATTTCCGACTCGGTGGCTTATCTGTTTAATGTCAGGCGGCCGCACAAACTGGTCCGCGATGCCGCGGAAACCGTGATTCGCGGAATCATCGGCAGTCGTAATATCGATGAAGCCCTGACCACAGGAAAGGCGGAAATCCAGATCCTTGCCGGAGCACAGATTCAGGGCCTCCTCGACCAGTTTCAGGCCGGAATCCAAATAATCACCCTGCAGTTGCAGGGTGTAAATCCTCCCGAGCAGGTGGCCGGCGCTTTTAAAGACGTGGTCAGCGCCCGCGAAGATAAGGAGCGAATGATCAATGAAGCGCAAGGTTACCGAAATGCGGTGATCCCGGAAGCCCGTGGCCGGGCGGCACAGATTCTCAGGGAAGCCGAAGCCTACCGCGAAGAAAAAATCAAGCGATCGGAAGGTGACGCGAAACGTTTTCTCTCGCAATACGAAGAATACAAAAAAGCCCCTGACATCACCCGCAAGCGGATTTACCTTGAAACGATGGAAGAGATTTTGCCGACCGTCGGGAAATTCGTGATGGGCGACCAAAAGCAAGGGGTCCTTCCCATTCTACCGTTATCTAAAAATTCGATTTTACCGGATTCAAAAAAATAA
- the forB1 gene encoding ferredoxin oxidoreductase has product MSKEKISLCDDLADIMPPEYHELVETATYGKEGRGWKDIGSSKELIEQHSLCAGCPESIAFRYILASLPAPEDTVFVGSTGCTSLVFPHVAVQNIHSLFGNQNAIASGLKRSLKCRFPDVEKDVVVLAGDGATVDIGLDMTMQSWFRQEKFTTICFDNELYANTGGQESGLMQKGFVAKMAPEGKHFEKVRLPEIAREAGCHYVALLTVSKPNRVEKAIKNAIMVAREIGPTYVQLYTPCILEIGKQSMEGLDEMKESEAIGGRFVMKEYISDEAQQLLDDIAAEEKAKKKAAKEAKKVASA; this is encoded by the coding sequence ATGAGTAAAGAAAAAATATCTCTTTGTGATGATCTGGCAGACATCATGCCTCCGGAGTACCATGAGTTGGTTGAGACCGCGACATATGGCAAGGAAGGCCGGGGCTGGAAAGACATTGGTTCTTCCAAGGAATTGATTGAACAGCATTCTTTATGTGCGGGTTGTCCGGAGTCGATTGCTTTTCGTTATATTCTGGCAAGTCTGCCTGCTCCTGAGGACACGGTTTTCGTCGGTTCCACAGGGTGCACCAGTTTGGTATTTCCACATGTTGCCGTTCAAAATATCCATTCTTTGTTTGGCAATCAGAATGCCATTGCATCCGGTCTGAAACGTTCCCTCAAATGCCGTTTTCCCGATGTCGAAAAGGACGTGGTTGTGTTGGCAGGGGATGGGGCCACCGTTGACATCGGACTGGATATGACCATGCAGTCCTGGTTTCGCCAGGAAAAATTTACCACCATCTGTTTCGACAACGAGCTGTATGCCAATACAGGCGGTCAGGAAAGTGGACTGATGCAAAAAGGCTTTGTGGCAAAAATGGCACCTGAGGGCAAACACTTTGAAAAAGTCCGTTTGCCGGAAATCGCTCGTGAAGCGGGATGTCATTATGTCGCCCTGCTCACCGTGAGCAAGCCCAACCGGGTTGAGAAAGCCATTAAAAATGCCATCATGGTGGCCAGGGAAATCGGGCCGACTTATGTTCAGCTTTATACCCCCTGCATTCTTGAAATCGGCAAACAGAGCATGGAAGGTTTGGATGAGATGAAAGAATCCGAAGCCATTGGCGGTCGGTTTGTAATGAAAGAGTATATTTCTGACGAAGCTCAACAGTTGCTCGATGATATAGCGGCTGAAGAAAAAGCTAAAAAGAAAGCGGCGAAGGAAGCTAAAAAAGTAGCGTCCGCTTAA
- a CDS encoding carbon monoxide dehydrogenase subunit beta — translation MGVVLPDPGECHIEGRIAPEEEGYEVAARKFLEAKVPTIFPGPLVLWKWNEKAAQKAKVIRALADSLPARLIPMADYRPKYPKIIPELEINPNHPNLTIWHNKIDVCIFIGVHCHQANLALKIIRGGTDCYTMAMCAQAGHEDACLSFRDATVEKITKLIDAINKLKKEGVKSQAIPFEQFKTTRSGQVSQDGKI, via the coding sequence ATGGGGGTTGTGTTGCCCGACCCGGGAGAATGTCATATAGAAGGAAGAATTGCTCCAGAGGAAGAAGGCTACGAAGTTGCAGCGCGTAAGTTTCTCGAAGCCAAAGTGCCGACCATTTTTCCAGGGCCTCTGGTTCTTTGGAAATGGAATGAAAAAGCCGCCCAAAAAGCTAAGGTTATCCGGGCTTTGGCTGACTCGCTCCCTGCCCGACTGATTCCTATGGCGGATTATCGTCCCAAATATCCGAAGATCATCCCGGAATTGGAGATCAACCCCAATCATCCCAACCTGACCATTTGGCATAATAAAATAGATGTGTGTATATTTATCGGTGTACACTGTCACCAGGCAAATCTGGCGCTTAAAATCATTCGTGGGGGAACCGATTGTTACACCATGGCAATGTGTGCGCAGGCCGGTCATGAGGATGCGTGCCTGTCCTTTCGCGATGCGACCGTGGAAAAGATCACAAAACTGATCGACGCGATCAATAAATTGAAAAAAGAAGGCGTAAAAAGTCAGGCGATACCGTTTGAACAGTTTAAAACGACCCGTTCCGGGCAAGTCAGCCAGGACGGAAAAATTTAA
- the pcm_1 gene encoding protein-L-isoaspartate O-methyltransferase translates to MSLTDRAVQSFAGQRRKMVEEQLVNREIKDLQIMEAMSRIPRHLFVHESLQHKAYGDFPLPIGDNQTISQPYVVAAMTEVLNLKKTDRVLEIGSGSGYQTALLAELAGQVFTIERIRSLGRKAQALLERLKYMNIVFKVFDGTYGWPDQAPFDAILITASTQEIPKMLVDQLGENGRLVAPVGGLEKQNLTVLVKENGRINSHEIGYCKFVPLVGKYGWPESKAPSGNSP, encoded by the coding sequence ATGAGTCTGACAGATCGAGCGGTTCAATCCTTTGCCGGGCAAAGGCGAAAAATGGTGGAGGAACAGCTCGTCAACCGGGAGATAAAGGATTTGCAGATCATGGAGGCGATGAGCCGCATTCCCCGCCATCTTTTTGTTCATGAATCTCTTCAGCACAAGGCTTATGGGGACTTCCCGCTGCCCATCGGCGACAACCAGACGATCTCCCAACCGTATGTCGTAGCCGCCATGACCGAGGTTTTAAATCTGAAGAAAACCGACCGGGTGTTGGAAATCGGAAGCGGTTCGGGGTACCAAACGGCTCTGCTCGCGGAACTGGCCGGGCAGGTGTTCACCATCGAGCGGATTCGGTCGCTTGGCAGGAAAGCGCAAGCGCTTTTGGAGCGTTTGAAATATATGAACATTGTGTTCAAAGTGTTCGACGGAACTTATGGCTGGCCCGATCAGGCGCCGTTCGATGCGATTCTCATCACCGCTTCGACTCAGGAAATCCCCAAAATGCTGGTGGACCAATTGGGCGAAAATGGCAGGTTGGTCGCGCCGGTGGGCGGTTTGGAAAAACAAAACCTCACCGTTTTAGTAAAAGAAAACGGGCGGATCAATTCTCATGAAATTGGCTACTGCAAATTCGTGCCTCTTGTGGGAAAATACGGCTGGCCGGAGAGCAAAGCGCCGTCGGGAAATTCGCCGTGA
- a CDS encoding fructosamine kinase, which produces MKDTLHQVLESVFGQPLTVQNTRPVGGGSINQTQTLTLSNGEQVFLKTNSNPPPSFFLAEAKGLELLGQAKRGPKIPKPLGMEPGPNPRFFLLEYIEDSAPANGFHVRFAEALAHMHRVTQESHGLDHDNYIGSTVQKNTPEKDGLVFFRKHRLGFQQELARKAGKLPSKTDKQLDALLGKLETLLDTSGEKPALLHGDLWSGNYFQASQNQQPCIFDPAVYYGFRESDLAMTELFGRLPETFYQAYHAAFPLNPGYEERKDLYNLYHLLNHLNLFGSSYLSSVKSIVNRFTR; this is translated from the coding sequence ATGAAGGACACCCTTCATCAGGTGTTGGAATCGGTTTTCGGTCAACCGCTAACCGTTCAAAACACCCGGCCGGTCGGTGGCGGCTCCATCAACCAGACGCAAACGCTGACGCTTTCTAACGGCGAACAGGTTTTCCTGAAAACTAATTCCAATCCGCCGCCCAGCTTTTTCCTGGCGGAGGCCAAAGGCCTTGAGCTTTTGGGCCAGGCAAAGCGCGGCCCTAAAATTCCAAAGCCACTCGGCATGGAACCCGGACCCAACCCGCGGTTCTTTCTACTGGAATATATAGAAGACTCCGCTCCGGCCAATGGATTTCATGTGCGTTTTGCCGAAGCCCTGGCCCATATGCACAGGGTCACGCAGGAGTCGCACGGACTGGACCACGACAACTACATCGGTTCCACCGTACAGAAAAATACGCCGGAGAAAGACGGTCTGGTCTTTTTTCGCAAGCATCGTCTTGGATTTCAACAGGAACTGGCGCGCAAGGCGGGCAAACTGCCGTCGAAGACCGACAAGCAACTGGACGCACTTTTGGGTAAGCTGGAAACTCTCTTAGATACCAGCGGGGAAAAGCCCGCCCTTCTGCACGGCGATTTGTGGTCGGGCAATTATTTTCAGGCCAGTCAAAACCAGCAACCCTGTATCTTCGATCCCGCCGTTTACTACGGGTTCAGGGAAAGCGATCTGGCGATGACGGAACTGTTCGGAAGACTGCCGGAAACTTTCTATCAGGCGTACCACGCGGCTTTTCCTTTAAATCCCGGTTATGAAGAACGAAAGGATCTTTACAATCTTTATCACCTGCTCAATCACCTGAACCTGTTCGGAAGCTCATACCTCTCGTCGGTCAAGTCCATCGTCAACCGTTTTACCCGCTGA
- the rnhA gene encoding ribonuclease H, whose translation MKIVKIFTDGCCKGNPGPGGYGALIKYNGKIKELKGGEKTTTNNIMELTAAIVALKDLKEPCEVELTTDSQYLKKGMTEWIEGWIRKGWVNASRQPVKNKDLWQELHRLSKVHNITWKWVKAHNGHPENERADALANEGLNHSST comes from the coding sequence ATGAAAATTGTGAAAATTTTTACCGATGGCTGTTGCAAAGGAAATCCCGGTCCGGGAGGGTATGGGGCTCTTATCAAGTACAATGGTAAAATTAAAGAGCTGAAGGGCGGAGAAAAAACCACCACCAACAACATCATGGAACTCACTGCCGCCATTGTCGCCCTTAAGGATCTCAAGGAACCTTGCGAAGTGGAATTGACTACGGATTCGCAATATTTGAAAAAAGGAATGACCGAATGGATCGAAGGATGGATCCGAAAAGGGTGGGTCAATGCATCCCGCCAACCGGTAAAAAATAAAGATCTCTGGCAGGAACTCCACCGGTTGAGCAAGGTGCATAACATCACCTGGAAATGGGTCAAAGCGCATAACGGACATCCCGAAAACGAAAGAGCCGATGCATTGGCCAACGAAGGCCTGAACCATTCATCCACCTGA